From the Hyphomicrobium sp. ghe19 genome, one window contains:
- a CDS encoding RsmB/NOP family class I SAM-dependent RNA methyltransferase produces the protein MAAARPPSPAGDGLKTRDAAVSALFSVLIERKPFDDVFARASATRDLAPRDRAFARLIATSALRNRGALQAVLRTYIAKPLPQHIGRLDEILLAAAAQLLLLQTPPHAAISLAVDQCHADTNGKRFANLVNAVLRRLSESGPGRLASLDNVALTFPEWLLARWSAAYGPAEARQIARASLVEPALDITVKSDPEMWAERIGAVVLPTGSIRCAQAGRVEELPGYDEGAWWVQDAAAALPVKLFGDVAGLSVLDLCAAPGGKTAQLAALGANVTAVDKSAGRLSRLGDNLARLGLSANTVVGDALTFTSETKFDAILLDSPCTSTGTIRRHPDILYLKRPEDVPALAALQAKLIDHAAGLLKPGGMLVYCTCSLEPEEGEKQIDAFLARHADFERRPIMLDEATIPMSWRTSAGDLRTLPSHFADLPEGLRGLDGFFAASLVKSP, from the coding sequence ATGGCCGCCGCCCGCCCGCCCTCGCCCGCAGGGGATGGCCTGAAGACGCGCGACGCCGCCGTCTCCGCGCTCTTTTCCGTGCTGATTGAGCGCAAGCCCTTCGACGACGTCTTCGCGAGGGCGTCGGCGACACGCGATCTAGCTCCCCGCGATCGAGCGTTTGCGCGCCTCATAGCGACGAGCGCACTTCGCAATCGCGGCGCGCTGCAGGCCGTACTCCGCACCTACATCGCCAAACCACTCCCCCAACACATCGGCCGCCTGGACGAAATTCTCCTCGCCGCCGCGGCCCAGCTTCTTCTTCTGCAAACGCCGCCCCATGCAGCGATTTCGCTTGCAGTCGATCAGTGCCACGCCGACACGAACGGCAAGCGCTTTGCAAATCTCGTCAACGCTGTCTTGCGCCGCCTGAGCGAAAGCGGGCCCGGCCGCCTCGCGTCTCTCGATAATGTTGCGCTGACATTTCCTGAGTGGTTGCTCGCGCGCTGGAGCGCCGCTTACGGCCCAGCCGAAGCCCGCCAGATCGCGCGCGCATCATTGGTCGAGCCGGCCCTCGATATAACAGTTAAATCCGATCCGGAAATGTGGGCGGAACGCATTGGCGCCGTCGTTCTGCCGACCGGCTCGATAAGGTGCGCGCAAGCCGGACGCGTCGAAGAGCTGCCGGGATACGATGAGGGCGCGTGGTGGGTGCAGGACGCCGCCGCGGCTCTTCCCGTCAAGCTGTTTGGCGATGTCGCGGGCCTTTCCGTGCTCGACCTATGCGCGGCGCCCGGAGGAAAGACTGCCCAGCTCGCCGCTCTCGGTGCGAACGTCACGGCTGTCGACAAATCCGCCGGACGATTGTCACGACTCGGAGATAATCTCGCGCGCCTCGGGCTCTCCGCGAACACTGTCGTCGGAGACGCGCTGACATTCACGTCCGAGACGAAATTCGACGCGATCCTGCTCGATAGCCCTTGCACGTCGACGGGCACGATCCGTCGCCATCCCGACATCTTGTATCTGAAGCGCCCCGAGGACGTTCCCGCTCTGGCTGCGCTCCAGGCCAAACTGATCGACCATGCCGCCGGCCTTTTGAAGCCGGGCGGTATGCTCGTCTATTGCACGTGTTCGCTGGAGCCGGAGGAAGGCGAAAAGCAAATCGATGCCTTTCTCGCCCGTCATGCTGATTTCGAACGCCGTCCGATCATGCTGGATGAAGCAACGATCCCGATGTCGTGGAGAACGAGCGCGGGCGATCTCCGGACTCTGCCGTCGCACTTCGCGGATTTGCCCGAAGGGCTCAGAGGTCTCGACGGCTTTTTCGCGGCATCTCTGGTGAAGTCGCCCTGA
- the htpX gene encoding zinc metalloprotease HtpX, whose product MNYAKTALLLAAMTAIFVALGALIGGQAGLVIAFFIALVMNAVSLWKSDSIVLRMFNAQEVSETSAPELYSIVRDLARNADLPMPRVYIMNNSQPNAFATGRSPSHAAVCASTGLLETLNKEEIAGVLAHELAHVKNRDTLTMAVAATIGGAVSMVAQYMLFGGNRGNDRGALGAIGTLAAIILAPMAAGLVQMAISRSREYQADRLGAIICGKPLWLASALRKIDSSARRIPNEQAEAIPAAAHMFIINPLNGHGVDNLFSTHPNVVNRIAALEALAREMGATGMETSGGGGRPGEVWIGGQNYTKPPNPWG is encoded by the coding sequence ATGAACTATGCCAAGACCGCGCTTTTGCTGGCGGCGATGACAGCCATCTTCGTCGCCCTCGGCGCGCTCATTGGCGGCCAGGCCGGCCTTGTCATTGCATTCTTCATCGCGCTCGTAATGAACGCGGTCAGCCTGTGGAAGTCCGACTCCATCGTGCTCCGCATGTTCAACGCCCAGGAAGTCAGCGAAACCTCGGCTCCCGAGCTCTATTCGATAGTTCGCGATTTGGCACGCAACGCCGATCTGCCGATGCCGCGCGTCTACATCATGAACAATTCGCAGCCCAACGCCTTCGCGACGGGGCGCAGCCCGTCGCATGCGGCCGTCTGCGCATCGACCGGCCTTCTCGAGACGCTCAACAAAGAAGAGATTGCAGGCGTGCTCGCGCACGAGCTTGCACACGTCAAGAACAGAGACACGCTGACCATGGCCGTCGCCGCAACCATCGGCGGCGCGGTTTCGATGGTCGCGCAATACATGCTGTTCGGCGGCAACCGCGGTAACGATCGTGGCGCACTTGGCGCGATCGGCACGCTGGCCGCCATCATCCTTGCACCCATGGCAGCGGGTCTCGTGCAAATGGCGATAAGCCGCTCCCGCGAATATCAAGCTGATCGATTGGGCGCGATCATTTGCGGCAAGCCGCTTTGGCTCGCCTCGGCGCTGCGGAAAATCGACAGCTCCGCCCGCCGCATCCCCAATGAGCAGGCTGAAGCGATTCCGGCGGCCGCGCATATGTTCATCATCAATCCTCTGAACGGCCACGGCGTCGATAATCTTTTCTCGACGCACCCGAATGTTGTAAATCGCATCGCCGCGCTCGAGGCGCTGGCGCGTGAGATGGGCGCTACCGGAATGGAAACGTCTGGTGGCGGCGGCCGTCCGGGTGAAGTCTGGATCGGTGGTCAGAATTATACCAAGCCACCGAACCCCTGGGGCTGA
- a CDS encoding DUF1674 domain-containing protein: MTAGDRISEEQRDDAQPAPRVLTPEAKRALEEAEARRIAQAAEPKPPREIGGRDGPDPTRFGDWEKGGITSDF, from the coding sequence ATGACGGCCGGAGATCGCATAAGCGAAGAACAGCGCGACGACGCGCAGCCCGCTCCGCGCGTGTTGACGCCGGAAGCCAAGCGGGCGCTGGAGGAGGCGGAAGCGCGACGTATCGCGCAGGCGGCCGAGCCCAAACCGCCCCGTGAAATCGGCGGCAGAGACGGGCCGGATCCGACACGTTTCGGCGACTGGGAGAAGGGCGGCATCACCTCGGATTTCTGA